The following coding sequences are from one Coffea arabica cultivar ET-39 chromosome 11e, Coffea Arabica ET-39 HiFi, whole genome shotgun sequence window:
- the LOC140021274 gene encoding uncharacterized protein produces MSKPELLDIIRLCWGGSFLGPPLQRRAFKLREVKCQVQLWSRESFEDIFEGVRKAGREVLRVEGLFDNDPFEPNLIALQEVRAVLRNSLMIEEGYWRQKARVKWIWEGDKNSKYFHSVVAKRRAKAVIHRIKCANGDWIADDSQIAAEAVEYFNSLFLAEISSGSWDTLDVIPHMISHTQNEELVKVPEMEEIREVVFGMDGESAAGPEGLTGRFFTFAWEVVAEDVYEAVVSFFCEQELPRSITATCGMKRSLQLVMKVLEDYTSISGQKVNHNKSGFLSHARLSDLRKRIVAQVTGFSIPVLPDDVFRIPTILGKMEKELFFSDLYFSCK; encoded by the exons ATGTCTAAACCGGAATTATTGGATATTATTCGACTATGTTGGGGTGGATCCTTTTTGGGCCCTCCTTTGCAGAGACGGGCTTTCAAATTGCGGGAGGTAAAATGTCAAGTGCAATTGTGGTCTAGAGAATCGTTTGAAGATATTTTTGAGGGGGTAAGGAAGGCTGGAAGGGAGGTACTAAGGGTGGAGGGTCTTTTTGACAATGATCCTTTTGAGCCAAATTTAATTGCACTTCAAGAAGTGCGGGCGGTTTTGAGAAACTCGTTAATGATAGAGGAAGGATATTGGAGGCAAAAAGCAAGGGTTAAATGGATTTGGGAGGGGGATAAAAATTCAAAGTATTTCCACTCTGTAGTTGCAAAGCGTAGGGCGAAGGCAGTTATTCATCGGATCAAATGTGCAAATGGGGATTGGATAGCAGATGATAGCCAGATTGCAGCAGAGGCGGTTGAGTATTTTAACTCTTTATTTTTAGCTGAGATTTCTTCAGGATCATGGGATACACTAGACGTGATTCCCCATATGATTTCTCACACACAGAATGAGGAATTAGTGAAGGTTCCGGAGATGGAGGAGATTAGAGAGGTGGTGTTTGGGATGGATGGGGAGAGTGCAGCAGGACCAGAAGGTTTAACTGGGAGGTTTTTTACCTTTGCATGGGAGGTGGTGGCAGAAGATGTATATGAGGCGGTGGTTAGCTTCTTTTGTGAGCAAGAGTTGCCCAGGAGTATTACGGCAACATG TGGCATGAAAAGATCGCTACAATTGGTTATGAAGGTGTTGGAGGATTATACGTCGATATCGGGACAAAAGGTGAATCACAATAAAAGTGGTTTTTTGTCCCATGCTAGACTGTCGGATTTACGAAAGCGTATTGTGGCACAAGTCACTGGGTTTTCGATCCCAGTCCTTCCCGATGACGTATTTAGGATTCCTACTATACTCGGGAAGATGGAAAAAGAGCTATTTTTCAGCGATTTGTACTTCAGTTGCAAGTAG